From one Salinibacterium hongtaonis genomic stretch:
- the fabG gene encoding 3-oxoacyl-ACP reductase FabG — protein MTEPRTAIVTGAGRGIGAEIAQRLAAEGHRIAVIDLREEDTSATVEAIVSAGGEAIGVGADVSDSSAVEAAVARVADELGAPTILVNNAGILRDNLLFKMTDTDWDAVMGVHLRGAFLMSRAVQAHQVEQKWGRIVNLSSTSALGNRGQANYSTAKAGLQGFTKTLAIELGRYGVTANAIAPGFIATDMTRATAERIGVPFEDFLAHAAKEIPVGRTGVPADIAAAAAFFISEEASFVSGQVLYVAGGPKD, from the coding sequence ATGACAGAACCACGCACAGCGATCGTCACAGGAGCCGGCCGCGGCATTGGTGCCGAAATCGCCCAGCGCCTCGCAGCAGAAGGTCACCGCATCGCCGTCATCGACCTCCGCGAAGAAGACACCTCGGCCACCGTCGAGGCCATCGTCTCCGCAGGCGGCGAAGCGATCGGCGTCGGTGCTGACGTTTCAGATTCCTCAGCCGTCGAGGCAGCTGTTGCCCGAGTCGCCGACGAGCTCGGGGCTCCGACGATCCTCGTCAACAACGCGGGCATCCTTCGCGACAACCTCCTGTTCAAGATGACCGACACCGACTGGGATGCCGTTATGGGTGTTCACCTTCGCGGTGCCTTCCTGATGTCCCGCGCGGTTCAGGCGCATCAGGTAGAGCAGAAGTGGGGTCGCATCGTGAACCTCTCGAGCACCTCGGCACTCGGCAACCGCGGGCAGGCGAACTACTCGACCGCCAAGGCGGGGCTGCAGGGCTTCACCAAGACGCTCGCGATCGAGCTGGGCCGCTACGGCGTCACCGCCAATGCGATCGCCCCCGGATTCATTGCGACCGACATGACGCGCGCGACAGCCGAGCGCATCGGCGTTCCCTTCGAGGACTTTCTCGCCCATGCGGCGAAGGAGATTCCCGTTGGACGCACGGGCGTGCCGGCCGATATTGCGGCCGCCGCAGCATTCTTCATCAGCGAAGAGGCATCGTTCGTTTCAGGACAGGTGCTCTACGTCGCCGGCGGACCAAAGGACTAA
- a CDS encoding MaoC family dehydratase, whose translation MTLYADIDAVEGIVNNHEEISDWFVIDQERVNTFADATNDHQWIHVDPERAKAGPFGAPIAHGYLTLSLLPYLSSSAVTIEGTIMGVNYGLNKVRFINPVAVGSSIRTRSVVVSVERVPQGARVTQSVTVEIDGVEKPAAIAETIALFVLGAPQS comes from the coding sequence ATGACCCTGTATGCAGACATCGACGCCGTTGAAGGCATCGTCAACAACCACGAGGAGATCAGCGACTGGTTCGTTATCGACCAGGAACGCGTCAACACGTTCGCGGATGCAACCAACGATCACCAGTGGATCCACGTTGACCCCGAGCGGGCCAAAGCTGGACCCTTCGGTGCGCCGATTGCCCACGGCTACCTGACGCTCTCACTCCTGCCCTACCTCTCGTCGTCGGCCGTCACGATCGAGGGCACGATCATGGGGGTCAATTACGGGCTCAACAAGGTCCGTTTCATTAATCCGGTTGCGGTCGGCAGCAGCATCCGCACCCGGTCCGTTGTGGTCTCTGTGGAGCGTGTTCCGCAGGGTGCCCGCGTCACCCAGTCGGTGACCGTCGAGATCGATGGTGTCGAGAAGCCGGCGGCGATCGCCGAAACCATCGCCCTCTTTGTTCTCGGCGCCCCTCAGTCCTGA
- a CDS encoding long-chain-fatty-acid--CoA ligase yields the protein MTSTESSAPSLFEAPAALTSGGFGTLSVATILSDTAHRFPERTALIYGDSTVSYGDLWQQTLAYAGALRARGVRRGDRVAILIPNVPDFARAYYAILSLGAVVVPVHLLLKADEIAYVLRDSGSSLLIAAAPMLAEGGKAAALAQVPLVSVLIPDSMVEQIPVPRLEDEAKEAIPLERYESTNPLDAATILYTSGTTGRPKGAVGCHVSLIEQVHVTLIDLFNITADDVVFGGLPLFHTFGQTAVLNTAFRRGAAIILLPKFDPDEALALMVKHGATLFTAVPTMFIGMLEAATRTAERPPLRYGISGGASLPVAILERFAAEFGARVHEGYGLTETSPIVSTNHQRDEPVAGTVGRPIWGVDVEIADADIDDRIEFLPQGELGEIVVRGHALFKGYLGRPEADAEAVVDGWFRTGDLGTKGADDRITIVDRKKDMIVRNGYNVYPREVEEVLARLEGVGSAAVFGVAHDKHGQEVAAAIVLAPGSSLTAEDVIAYTSERMAAYKFPRIVEFHAELPLGASGKVLKRELSAEYAQRISAEA from the coding sequence ATGACCAGCACCGAAAGCTCGGCCCCTTCACTTTTTGAGGCGCCAGCCGCGCTCACCTCGGGGGGCTTTGGCACCCTCTCGGTTGCCACCATCCTCTCCGACACCGCCCACCGCTTTCCCGAGCGCACGGCCTTGATCTACGGGGATAGCACCGTCAGCTATGGCGACCTGTGGCAGCAGACCCTGGCCTACGCCGGGGCGCTGCGGGCCAGAGGCGTGCGCCGCGGAGATCGCGTCGCAATCCTCATCCCCAACGTGCCCGACTTCGCTCGCGCCTACTATGCGATTCTGTCGCTCGGCGCGGTTGTCGTGCCAGTGCACTTGCTGCTCAAGGCGGACGAGATCGCCTACGTTTTGCGCGATAGCGGGTCCTCGCTTCTCATCGCAGCGGCACCCATGCTCGCCGAGGGAGGCAAGGCTGCTGCTCTCGCCCAGGTTCCGCTGGTGAGCGTGCTGATTCCCGACTCGATGGTCGAGCAGATCCCTGTGCCGCGTCTTGAGGACGAGGCCAAGGAGGCCATTCCGCTTGAGCGTTACGAGTCGACGAACCCGCTCGACGCTGCCACGATCCTCTACACGAGTGGAACAACGGGGCGTCCCAAGGGAGCGGTCGGATGCCATGTCTCCCTCATCGAGCAGGTTCACGTCACCCTGATTGACCTGTTCAACATCACAGCAGACGATGTGGTTTTCGGCGGTCTTCCGCTGTTCCACACGTTCGGCCAGACAGCCGTGCTCAACACAGCGTTCCGCCGGGGCGCTGCCATCATCCTGCTGCCCAAGTTCGACCCGGACGAGGCGCTCGCTCTGATGGTCAAGCACGGCGCGACGCTGTTCACCGCGGTGCCGACGATGTTTATCGGCATGCTTGAGGCCGCCACCCGCACGGCCGAGCGGCCACCTCTGCGATATGGCATCTCGGGCGGCGCGTCACTGCCAGTCGCGATTCTCGAACGTTTCGCCGCAGAGTTTGGCGCTCGTGTCCACGAGGGCTATGGCCTCACGGAGACCTCGCCAATCGTGTCGACGAACCATCAGCGCGACGAACCCGTCGCCGGCACCGTTGGCCGTCCCATCTGGGGCGTCGACGTCGAGATCGCTGATGCCGACATCGACGATCGCATCGAGTTCCTGCCGCAGGGAGAGCTCGGCGAGATCGTGGTGCGTGGACACGCCCTGTTCAAGGGATACCTCGGGCGCCCTGAGGCGGATGCTGAAGCCGTCGTTGACGGATGGTTCCGCACGGGCGACCTGGGAACCAAGGGTGCGGACGACCGCATCACGATCGTCGATCGCAAGAAAGACATGATCGTGCGCAACGGCTACAACGTCTATCCCCGTGAGGTGGAAGAAGTTCTGGCCAGGCTCGAGGGTGTCGGCTCGGCCGCCGTCTTCGGTGTGGCTCACGACAAGCACGGGCAAGAAGTCGCGGCCGCGATCGTTCTAGCGCCCGGCTCGTCGCTCACCGCAGAAGACGTCATCGCGTACACCTCCGAGCGTATGGCGGCGTACAAGTTCCCCCGCATTGTGGAGTTCCACGCCGAGCTGCCGCTCGGAGCTAGCGGCAAGGTGCTCAAGCGGGAGCTGTCGGCCGAATACGCTCAGCGCATATCGGCAGAGGCATAG
- a CDS encoding ABC transporter substrate-binding protein, with amino-acid sequence MMTLKRNRLLAIVGATSVLALAACSSSTGNGGGEPADVPGVTDTTVTIGTHQPLTGPAAAGFASVSAAAKAYFDYINDNGGINGRTIEFVVKDDGYNPANTQTVVRDLVLQEDVFALIGGLGTPTHSSVLDFLNDNEVPDLFVASGSGMWDQPEKYPYTFGYNSDYVTESAILADYAQKEFPDAKYCLFGQDDDFGDDFEAGLTEILGEDGLAASERYSVANQDVVAQISAMKAAGCEVNFLASINAFTALGVGTAAKLGYFPQWMSSSSGGDYQTLAGFLGEAAPQLLEGFISTFYLSMASGDDEWITLFREVNEKYNGGVEFDGNQVYGMTMAYMFAEALAGAGENPTRESLVEAVQNGSVKGTGIVPLGFSESDHSGALGVQLSIVKDTVQAYFGTPYVYEDGSVVVYEGEQPAVTNKGIPGGK; translated from the coding sequence ATGATGACTCTCAAAAGGAATCGCCTCCTCGCGATAGTGGGAGCAACCTCGGTGCTCGCTCTCGCGGCGTGCTCGAGCAGCACCGGTAACGGGGGCGGCGAGCCTGCCGATGTTCCCGGCGTGACCGACACCACCGTCACGATCGGAACCCACCAGCCCCTCACGGGTCCCGCTGCCGCAGGATTCGCTTCAGTGTCGGCCGCCGCAAAGGCCTACTTCGACTACATCAACGACAACGGCGGCATCAACGGCCGCACGATTGAGTTCGTGGTCAAGGATGACGGCTACAACCCCGCCAACACCCAGACGGTCGTTCGCGACCTCGTGCTCCAGGAAGACGTCTTCGCACTCATCGGAGGCCTGGGCACCCCGACCCACAGCTCGGTTCTCGACTTCCTCAACGACAACGAAGTTCCTGACCTCTTCGTCGCGTCCGGTTCTGGCATGTGGGACCAGCCGGAGAAGTACCCGTACACGTTCGGTTACAACTCCGATTACGTCACCGAGTCGGCCATCCTGGCCGACTACGCGCAGAAGGAATTCCCCGACGCCAAGTACTGCCTCTTCGGCCAGGACGATGACTTCGGCGACGACTTCGAAGCCGGCCTCACGGAGATCCTCGGAGAAGACGGCCTCGCGGCAAGCGAGCGTTACTCCGTGGCGAACCAGGACGTTGTCGCACAGATCAGCGCCATGAAGGCCGCCGGCTGTGAGGTCAACTTCCTCGCCAGCATCAACGCGTTCACCGCGCTGGGTGTCGGAACTGCTGCCAAGCTCGGCTACTTCCCGCAGTGGATGTCGTCGTCCTCGGGCGGTGACTACCAGACCCTCGCTGGATTCCTTGGTGAGGCTGCACCGCAGCTTCTCGAAGGCTTCATCAGCACCTTCTACCTGTCGATGGCTTCTGGCGACGACGAGTGGATCACGCTGTTCCGCGAGGTCAACGAAAAGTACAACGGTGGCGTCGAGTTCGACGGCAACCAGGTCTACGGCATGACCATGGCCTACATGTTCGCCGAGGCTCTTGCCGGTGCTGGCGAGAACCCCACGCGTGAGTCGTTGGTCGAGGCTGTGCAGAACGGCTCCGTCAAGGGCACCGGAATCGTGCCGCTCGGCTTCTCCGAGAGCGACCACTCCGGTGCACTCGGCGTTCAGCTCAGCATCGTCAAGGACACGGTTCAGGCCTACTTCGGCACCCCGTACGTCTACGAAGACGGCTCAGTTGTCGTCTACGAGGGCGAGCAGCCTGCCGTAACGAACAAGGGAATCCCGGGAGGCAAGTAA
- a CDS encoding branched-chain amino acid ABC transporter permease: MSRTTAILAAVGFVLVVALTFVFEPFRNFQLATIAAYLCAVGGLTMLTGVNGQLSLGHAALMACGAYCYAFTANALGEAEIDGVLLLVLPLVAAVVGSAILGFVIGIAGARLHGPYLAGVTLAVVLALPAFTSTFSNVFGGDMGLWVTVARKPEGLEGRGSTEMFQAWVAIACAALVLLLLQNLLRSNFGRQMRAVRDNEVAASISGINVYRTKVVAFTVSSAAAGIGGGLLAFITQSASPGAYSLIFSLFLLMAAVIGGIGTLAGAIWGSVLLVLLPEAIGSLTKSLSLPPEVAQRLDGNLAIALFGIVLVLVVIIAPHGIQGLVTKTWRRLQARGTLQSVSIPK, from the coding sequence ATGAGCCGCACCACCGCAATCCTCGCCGCCGTCGGCTTCGTGCTCGTCGTGGCGCTCACCTTCGTCTTCGAACCGTTCCGCAACTTTCAGCTGGCAACCATCGCCGCCTACCTGTGCGCAGTTGGAGGCCTCACGATGCTCACGGGCGTCAACGGGCAGCTCTCGCTCGGTCACGCAGCGCTCATGGCATGCGGTGCCTACTGCTACGCATTCACGGCAAACGCCCTGGGCGAGGCAGAGATCGACGGTGTCCTGCTGCTCGTGCTGCCGCTGGTCGCGGCGGTCGTCGGTTCTGCAATCCTGGGCTTCGTCATCGGCATTGCCGGCGCCAGGCTCCATGGGCCCTACCTCGCCGGCGTAACCCTGGCGGTAGTGCTCGCGCTGCCCGCCTTCACGAGCACGTTCTCCAACGTCTTCGGCGGAGACATGGGCCTCTGGGTGACCGTCGCCCGCAAGCCTGAGGGCCTCGAGGGTCGGGGAAGCACCGAGATGTTCCAGGCATGGGTAGCGATCGCCTGCGCGGCGCTCGTGCTGCTGCTGCTTCAGAACCTGCTCCGCAGCAACTTCGGCCGCCAGATGCGCGCAGTTCGCGATAACGAGGTAGCAGCGTCTATCTCGGGCATCAACGTCTATCGCACCAAGGTTGTGGCGTTCACGGTGAGCTCCGCCGCTGCCGGAATCGGCGGCGGTCTACTCGCCTTCATCACTCAGAGCGCCAGCCCCGGCGCCTACTCCCTCATCTTCTCCCTCTTCCTGCTGATGGCAGCTGTCATCGGCGGGATCGGCACCCTGGCTGGCGCAATCTGGGGCTCCGTGCTCCTGGTGCTCCTGCCGGAGGCCATCGGCTCACTCACCAAGAGCCTGTCCTTGCCACCCGAGGTCGCACAGCGCCTCGACGGCAATCTCGCGATCGCACTGTTCGGCATCGTGCTTGTGCTGGTAGTGATCATCGCTCCCCACGGCATCCAGGGGCTCGTCACGAAAACGTGGCGCAGGCTCCAGGCGCGGGGAACCCTGCAATCCGTTTCCATCCCGAAGTAA
- a CDS encoding branched-chain amino acid ABC transporter permease, which yields MERFIFLTVDGLARGAVYAAFALSLVLIWRAARIVNFSQGAMAMAATYVAFVVTSLTGNYWAGLAAALVGGALIGAAVERGVMQFVDDRINPLNSVIAALGVLLIIQSVVGMLFGNTFYPMVTPFSQDPLPWLPGLTISAYDLFVFACVAFVVVGLALLFGKTNIGLRMRAAAFSPDLARLLGVRSSRMITLGWMLASAISALAALLVIPTEMGLNPHSTDLVFVYAFAIAVVGGLDSAPGAVLGGLAVGVLLSWVSGYLGATLSPVAVLVLLLAVLLIKPGGIFSATKERTA from the coding sequence ATGGAACGGTTTATCTTTCTCACGGTCGACGGGCTCGCTCGCGGCGCCGTCTACGCGGCCTTCGCGCTCTCGCTCGTGCTCATCTGGCGGGCCGCTCGCATCGTCAACTTCTCGCAGGGTGCGATGGCTATGGCGGCAACCTACGTCGCCTTCGTGGTCACAAGCCTCACCGGAAACTACTGGGCTGGTCTTGCCGCCGCGCTGGTGGGTGGTGCGCTCATCGGTGCCGCCGTCGAACGCGGTGTGATGCAGTTTGTTGACGACCGCATCAACCCCCTCAACTCGGTGATTGCCGCTCTGGGGGTGCTGCTCATCATTCAGTCCGTCGTCGGAATGCTGTTCGGCAACACCTTCTACCCGATGGTCACGCCGTTCAGCCAGGACCCACTCCCCTGGCTCCCCGGACTCACGATCTCGGCCTATGACCTATTCGTCTTCGCCTGCGTCGCGTTTGTGGTCGTCGGTCTCGCCCTTCTCTTCGGCAAAACGAATATCGGGCTTCGCATGCGGGCAGCGGCCTTCTCTCCCGATCTCGCTCGGCTGCTCGGGGTGCGTTCCTCTCGCATGATCACACTCGGATGGATGCTCGCCTCCGCGATTAGCGCGCTTGCGGCCCTCCTGGTCATCCCCACCGAGATGGGCCTCAACCCTCACTCCACCGACCTGGTCTTTGTCTACGCGTTCGCCATCGCGGTTGTCGGTGGGCTGGACTCCGCGCCAGGCGCGGTCTTGGGGGGCCTCGCAGTGGGGGTATTGCTCAGCTGGGTAAGCGGTTATCTTGGCGCAACGCTCTCCCCCGTAGCCGTTCTCGTCCTGCTGCTCGCCGTTCTCCTGATCAAGCCCGGCGGTATTTTCTCGGCCACTAAGGAGCGCACAGCATGA
- a CDS encoding ABC transporter ATP-binding protein, which translates to MSDLLTLSGVSAGYGAIPVLHDINLTVAAGSIAAVVGANGAGKTTLLRTIMGQIRPTAGSIHVDGTDLAAVKVEDMVRHGVALVPEGRGVITELTVDENLRLGGLWRRNSAESARTLAQVYELFEPLQKRRTSAGHQLSGGERQMLAIGRALMAQPKLLMLDEPSLGLAPRITAQILALLAQLRDETGLTVLLIEQNVRSALSISDHGVVLNLGRVVASRPAEELASDTELRHTYLGF; encoded by the coding sequence ATGAGCGACCTCCTGACTCTCAGCGGCGTGAGCGCCGGTTACGGTGCAATCCCCGTGCTTCACGACATCAACCTCACGGTCGCGGCCGGGAGCATCGCGGCGGTCGTCGGCGCGAACGGCGCCGGCAAGACGACCCTGCTTCGAACCATCATGGGCCAGATCAGACCGACCGCCGGGAGCATCCACGTTGACGGCACAGACCTGGCGGCCGTGAAGGTCGAAGACATGGTTCGACACGGCGTGGCCCTGGTGCCCGAGGGCCGCGGTGTGATCACCGAGCTCACGGTTGATGAGAATCTGCGACTCGGCGGCCTGTGGCGGCGCAACTCAGCAGAATCTGCTCGAACGCTCGCGCAGGTCTACGAACTCTTCGAGCCTCTGCAGAAGCGCCGCACGTCCGCAGGTCATCAGCTCTCGGGCGGCGAGCGCCAGATGTTGGCGATCGGCCGCGCACTCATGGCTCAGCCCAAGCTTTTGATGCTCGACGAGCCGTCGCTCGGCCTTGCCCCCCGCATCACGGCCCAGATTCTTGCGCTGCTTGCCCAGCTCCGCGACGAGACCGGGCTCACGGTTCTGCTCATCGAACAGAACGTACGGAGCGCGCTCTCCATTTCAGACCACGGTGTCGTGCTCAACCTGGGTCGCGTCGTCGCGTCTCGCCCCGCCGAGGAGCTGGCCTCCGACACTGAACTTCGACACACCTACCTGGGGTTCTAA
- a CDS encoding ABC transporter ATP-binding protein, with the protein MAPQTDQSASTPRLSLRDITVRFGGLTALESVSVDVHPGTVVGIMGPNGAGKTTLFNVVCGIYRPSIGTMAVDGTVVRPHPHTLTKHGIARTLQGLGLFAGQSVLDNVVAGLQHDTRHTFVEELLSLPRAVRDEREKKDRAMAILEKLNVAAFAAAAPDTLPYAIRKKVSIARALVSNPSLLLLDEPAGGLGHDEIDELAQLIREIPQSGCAVVLVEHHVDLVMSVCDRIAVLDFGKLIAEGTPEQVSADPAVTDAYLGVDAA; encoded by the coding sequence ATGGCTCCACAAACCGACCAGTCGGCATCCACGCCGCGACTGTCGCTGAGGGACATCACCGTCCGATTCGGCGGCCTCACGGCGCTGGAATCGGTGTCGGTCGACGTGCACCCTGGCACCGTCGTCGGCATCATGGGCCCGAATGGTGCTGGTAAGACCACGCTTTTTAACGTGGTCTGCGGCATCTACCGCCCGTCAATCGGCACGATGGCCGTTGACGGCACTGTCGTCCGCCCGCATCCGCACACCCTGACGAAGCATGGAATCGCTCGAACTCTGCAGGGGCTCGGCCTCTTCGCAGGGCAGAGCGTGCTCGACAACGTTGTCGCGGGTCTTCAGCACGACACGCGTCACACGTTCGTCGAAGAGCTTCTCTCACTGCCTCGCGCCGTCCGCGACGAGCGCGAGAAAAAGGATCGCGCAATGGCGATCCTTGAAAAGCTCAATGTTGCCGCATTCGCGGCGGCGGCCCCCGACACCCTTCCCTATGCGATTCGCAAGAAGGTCTCTATCGCCAGGGCCCTCGTGAGCAACCCCTCGCTCCTCTTGCTGGACGAGCCAGCCGGTGGACTTGGTCACGATGAGATCGACGAACTTGCCCAGCTCATCCGCGAGATCCCGCAGAGCGGCTGCGCGGTCGTTCTTGTCGAGCACCACGTTGACCTCGTCATGTCGGTCTGCGACCGAATCGCAGTGCTCGACTTCGGCAAGCTCATCGCGGAGGGCACCCCGGAGCAGGTTTCGGCCGACCCCGCCGTAACTGACGCCTACCTGGGGGTGGATGCCGCATGA
- a CDS encoding NADPH:quinone oxidoreductase family protein produces the protein MEAWQVTLNGEPIDAMGIAVLETPVPAPGEVLLRTRAVALNFPDVLLARGEYQVRPELPFTPGIELCADVVALGEGVTNVSVGERVVATHIGVMAEYVVVPARVVFSAPSALSDAEASALMIGYQTGYFGLHRRANLQPGETLLVHAAAGGVGTAAVQLGKAAGATVIGVVGSDAKRQVALDAGADLVINRRDEDFVTMVNDFTQGRGADVIYDPVGGETFQRSTKCIAFEGRIIVVGFAGGEIQSARANHALVKNYGILGLHWGLYEKKAPHLIAEAHEELTRLANSGVIRPLISEVVDFEQAADAVQRLADGTTVGRIAVRVSDPEVVAPL, from the coding sequence ATGGAAGCATGGCAAGTCACCCTGAATGGAGAGCCCATCGACGCGATGGGCATTGCCGTCCTCGAGACGCCGGTCCCCGCTCCTGGCGAAGTTCTTCTCCGCACGAGGGCCGTCGCCCTCAACTTTCCCGACGTGCTTCTCGCCCGCGGCGAATACCAGGTACGCCCTGAGCTGCCCTTCACTCCGGGAATCGAACTCTGTGCCGATGTCGTCGCTCTCGGCGAAGGCGTCACCAATGTTTCGGTCGGCGAACGCGTCGTGGCGACCCACATCGGCGTCATGGCCGAATACGTTGTGGTTCCCGCCCGTGTCGTCTTTTCGGCACCGAGCGCTCTGAGCGACGCCGAGGCCTCCGCCCTCATGATCGGCTACCAGACCGGCTACTTCGGCCTGCACCGCCGCGCCAACCTGCAGCCGGGCGAGACGCTGCTCGTCCATGCCGCGGCCGGCGGCGTGGGAACAGCAGCTGTGCAACTGGGCAAGGCAGCAGGGGCCACCGTAATCGGCGTGGTCGGCAGCGATGCCAAGCGCCAGGTCGCGCTCGACGCTGGGGCCGACCTGGTCATCAACCGCCGAGACGAAGACTTCGTGACGATGGTCAACGACTTCACCCAGGGTCGCGGGGCCGATGTCATCTACGACCCCGTAGGCGGCGAGACGTTCCAGCGCTCCACCAAATGCATCGCATTCGAAGGCCGCATCATCGTCGTCGGGTTTGCCGGCGGCGAGATCCAGTCGGCACGCGCCAACCACGCCCTCGTCAAGAACTACGGCATCCTCGGGCTGCACTGGGGGCTCTACGAGAAGAAGGCCCCGCACCTCATCGCCGAGGCACACGAAGAGCTCACCCGCCTCGCAAACAGCGGAGTCATCCGGCCCCTCATCAGCGAGGTCGTCGACTTCGAGCAGGCAGCGGATGCGGTGCAGCGACTCGCCGACGGAACCACGGTCGGCCGCATCGCCGTGCGGGTTTCGGACCCCGAGGTAGTGGCCCCGCTTTAG
- a CDS encoding TetR/AcrR family transcriptional regulator, whose translation MKKTVSIQEELQRVSVELFSKQGYARTSVQQIVDAAGVTKGALYHYFTSKDDLLFDIYDRLLSLQREHLDEIVSRDLDPLETMRLVCEDLIVTSIEWISEGSVFFRSQHMLSDERQREVKRRRREYNDVFTALLARGQAAGEFRTDIPAIVLTATFFANPHYLSHWYSPDGELTKEQLAAQITELYLKGLKTEEAHD comes from the coding sequence ATGAAGAAAACAGTAAGCATCCAAGAAGAACTCCAGCGCGTTTCTGTCGAGCTGTTTTCGAAACAGGGCTACGCCCGCACGAGCGTTCAGCAGATCGTCGACGCCGCCGGGGTTACCAAGGGCGCCCTTTACCACTACTTCACGTCGAAGGACGATCTGCTCTTCGACATCTACGACCGCCTGCTGTCCCTGCAGCGGGAGCACCTCGACGAGATCGTGAGCCGGGATCTCGACCCGCTGGAGACGATGCGTCTCGTGTGCGAGGACCTCATCGTTACCTCCATCGAATGGATCAGCGAAGGCTCGGTGTTCTTTCGCTCGCAGCACATGCTCTCCGATGAGCGGCAGCGCGAAGTCAAACGCCGCCGTCGCGAATACAACGACGTTTTCACCGCCCTCCTCGCACGAGGTCAGGCGGCGGGAGAGTTTCGCACCGACATTCCCGCGATCGTGCTCACCGCCACGTTCTTTGCGAACCCGCACTATCTGTCTCACTGGTACTCGCCCGATGGCGAGCTCACCAAGGAACAGCTCGCAGCACAGATCACCGAGCTCTACCTCAAGGGCTTGAAGACCGAGGAGGCACACGACTGA
- a CDS encoding SDR family oxidoreductase — protein MGRFDGETALITGASRGIGLAIAQRFVADGGRVAITARGQEALDAAVATLGGPSVAIAVAGKADDPAHRAEVFSRISDEFGSVDHLVNNAGINPAYGPALQTDEAVARKILDVNVIGALAWSRDAVAAGLSSTIVNLSSISALTAAPGIAFYGVSKAALISLTQQLAHELAPSIRVNAVAPAVIKTNFAKALYEGREDEVAARYPLARLGVPDDVAGPVTFLMSPDSAWITGQTLVIDGGGSLSPVG, from the coding sequence GTGGGTCGATTCGACGGCGAAACGGCACTGATCACCGGCGCAAGCCGGGGCATCGGTCTCGCCATCGCTCAGCGCTTTGTCGCCGACGGCGGCCGAGTCGCCATCACGGCCCGGGGTCAGGAGGCGCTGGATGCTGCGGTCGCCACGCTCGGCGGGCCGAGCGTCGCTATTGCCGTTGCGGGCAAGGCAGACGATCCCGCCCACCGGGCGGAGGTCTTCTCCCGCATCTCCGACGAGTTCGGATCGGTCGACCACCTCGTTAACAACGCCGGCATCAACCCGGCCTATGGCCCAGCCCTCCAGACCGACGAGGCCGTCGCCCGCAAGATTCTCGATGTCAACGTCATCGGCGCCCTAGCCTGGAGCCGGGACGCCGTCGCCGCTGGCCTCAGCAGCACGATCGTCAACCTGTCGTCGATCTCGGCCCTCACCGCGGCTCCCGGAATCGCCTTCTACGGGGTCTCCAAGGCAGCTCTCATCTCGCTCACCCAGCAGCTCGCCCACGAATTGGCTCCGAGCATCCGGGTCAATGCCGTTGCTCCCGCCGTCATCAAGACCAACTTCGCCAAGGCCCTCTATGAGGGTCGCGAAGACGAAGTTGCCGCCCGTTATCCCCTCGCCCGCCTGGGCGTTCCCGACGATGTTGCGGGGCCTGTGACGTTCCTCATGTCGCCGGATTCCGCCTGGATCACAGGACAGACCCTCGTCATAGACGGCGGCGGCTCCCTCTCCCCTGTTGGATAG